The following proteins are co-located in the Malus sylvestris chromosome 13, drMalSylv7.2, whole genome shotgun sequence genome:
- the LOC126594898 gene encoding uncharacterized protein LOC126594898 has protein sequence MSGPSDRRFDLNLGKETATPSPDNIWCPSFISPTGPLTVGDSVMKNDMTAAVVARNLLTPKDNRLLSKRSDELAVKDALALSVQCAGSVSNMAQRLFARTRQVESLAAEVMSLKQEIRGLKHENKQLHRLAHDYATNMKRKLDQMKESDGKVLLDHQRFVGLFQRHLLPSSSGAVPGNEASNDEPPMPPPSGVLSSTEAPDNHPPVLSLSGALPTAETSPKQPL, from the coding sequence atgtctggaccctccgaccgtcgttttgacttgaaccttggaaaagagacagccacgccttctccagacaacatatggtgcccatccttcatatcccctactggtcctcttaccgttggggattctgtgatgaagaatgatatgaccgctgcagtggtggccagaaaccttctcactcccaaagataacagactactttccaaacggtctgatgagttggctgttaaggacgctctggctcttagtgttcagtgtgcaggttctgtgtctaatatggcccaacgcctatttgctagaacccgccaagttgaatcattggctgctgaagtgatgagtctcaaacaggagattagagggctcaagcatgagaataagcagttgcaccggctcgcccatgactatgctacaaacatgaagaggaagcttgaccagatgaaggaatctgatggtaaggttttacttgatcatcagcggtttgtgggtttgttccaaaggcatttattgccttcgtcctctggggctgtacctggtaatgaagcttcaaatgatgaacctccaatgcctcctccttctggggttttgtcaagtactgaggctccggataaccaccctccggtgctttctctttctggggctctaccgactgctgagacttcccctaagcaacctttgtga